The Leptospira langatensis genomic sequence TTGCAACCGTTCTGATCCAAAACGGAACTCTAAGAGTAGGAGATCCGTTCGTAGCTGGGGTCTTCTCCGGAAGGGTCCGTGCTATGTATGATGACTACGGTCATCTGATCAAAGAAGCGGGACCGGCCTTCCCAGTGCAGGTAACCGGTTTGGATGGAGTGCCTGATGCAGGAGCTCCGTTCGATGCGATCGAAGACGAGAAGGAAGCAAGAAATATTTCCCAACACAGGATCGAGTTCGAGAGAATTGGAAACGCAGGAGCTGCTGGATCCAAGGTAACCCTGGAAAACATGAACGAGTTCATCAAACAGGGTGCTCTCAAAGAACTGAAGGTAATCATCAAGGCGGACGTTCGCGGTTCTGCAGAAGCGATCAAAGAAGCTCTGGAAAAACTTTCCACTGCCGACGTGAAGCTGAACGTAATCCAGTCCGGGGCGGGTGCCATCGTGGATATGGACGTTATGCTTGCTTCTGCCTCCAACGCGATCATTATCGGTTTCCATGTTCGTGCGAATCCGAAAACCATCGCTCTTGCAGAGAAAGAAGGCGTTCAGATCAAATACTACAGCATCATCTATCAAGTCGTGGACGAGATCAAGATGGCTATGGAAGGACTTCTCGAACCGGAAAGGATCGAAGAAGTTATTGGGACTGCGGAGATCAGAGAGGTCTTCAAGGTTTCCAAGGTCGGGAATATCGCAGGATGTATGGTTACTTCCGGAAAGATCACCAAGGTTTCCGGTATCCGCGTGATCAGCGACGGAGTGCAGGTCTTCGACGGAAAGCTCAAGTCTCTCCGTAGATTCAAGGATGAAGTGAACGAAGTGGTGAACAATTTCGAATGCGGTATCCAGGTGGATAATTTCAACGACTTCAAAGTCGGAGATACCATCGAGGCTTATACTGTCACCACTGTGAAACGGAAACTTGAGTAGAGGTAGAACTTGAATTCCATCCGTAAAAGGAAGATCGAAGCGGAAACGGTTCGCACCGTTGCCATGATGATCCTCGCCGGAAAAGTCAAGGACCCGCGTGTGCACATGGTTTCCGTGCACAGATCGGAACTTTCCGATGACTCCAAATTCCTAAAGGTGTATGTCACCGCAATCTGTACGGATAAGAAAAAGGAAAAATTGCTCGCGGGACTGAATAGTGCCTCGGGCAAATTTGCCGCTACTCTTTCCACGAAACTCAATTTAAGGGTCACTCCTAGGATGAGTTTCGTTTGGGACGAAGAATATCTGCAAGGTTTAGATGAATCCCTCAGACTTACAAGAAAACCGACAAATCCGGACTGAGCTAGGATTCCTTCTCCTAGACAAACCGGTCGGAATGACTTCTTCCGATCTGGTCCTGAAGGCCAAAAAGAATCTAGGTCTTCGTAAAGTAGGTCATACCGGGACCTTGGATAAGGCAGCTTCGGGTTTGATGGTGCTGCCGATAGGCACTTCTACTAGCTTTTCCCAATTCTTTTTAGGAAAGGATAAGGAATATGTAGCTCAAGTACAACTGGGCTTCGCCACTGACTCGGGAGACAGAGAAGGTTTGGTCTTAGAGGATTGGGAAATTCCCCGCATCCAAAAATGGTTCGAAGAATCCAAATCAAGATTAGAAGAAGTGTTGGCCCAAGTTCCTAGTTGGGAAGAGCAAGTAGCCCCTGAAGTTTCCGCACTCAAAGTCGGTGGTCAAAGAAGAGCCAAGCTATTTAGAGAAGGAGTTTCCGTTCCTCCTAGTATTCGCAAGATCAAGATCTTCGAATTCGAAGCGTATGACCTTTGTCCGGAAGGCTTCACTATCAAGGCCAGGGTTTCCGGCGGAACGTACATTCGAAAACTAGTAATAGATATAGGCGAAGCTTGTGGGATCCCTATGAGTTTGAGGGCATTGAACCGCACGAAAGTGGGTAAGTTGGTTTTAGACCAGGCAGATACCTACGAAGCGCTTTTATTGGGGAAGGTGACCATCCATCCTCCCGAAGAGATCCTAGACATTCCTTCCGTAGAGATCCCAAGTACCGAAGTAAAGGACGTTTTTCATGGGAAGAAGATCCGACTGGATTGGATCCCGGCTCAGGAGTTCCTTCTTACTTCTCCGGAAGGAGAGATCTTGGCGTATTGCAGACGGGACGGTCTACCTGGCAGTCTTTCCTATAAATATTTAAAGGTCTTTTCTAAAATTTAGCTTGGACAGGGGGTTAGGCCCCCGAAAATTGGCTTTAGGTACAATCAAACTATGGTAACTACGGAACAAAAGAAGCAAATTATATCAACATTTGCAAATGGAAAGGGAGATACTGGCTCAACTGAAGTACAAGTTGCCCTTCTAGATGCTCGCATTAAAGATCTGAACGAGCATTTTAAATCTCATAAGAAAGATTTTCATTCTAAAACTGGCCTTCTTAAATTAGTTAGTAAACGTAAAAAATTATTGGAATATCTAAAACGCCAAAATTTGGATCGTTACAAAAAACTGATCGAAACTCTCGGACTCCGTAAGTAATAGGGGTCCCTCATGGCTAAAACTATTACAGGCCAATTTGGCCGTGATTCCATAACTCTCGAAACGGGAGACTGGGCGAAGCAAGCCCACGGGTCCGTAGTATATAAAACCGGAAACCTAGTTCTATTAGCAACTGTTTGTGCCGCAGACGAACCGAAAGAAGGACAAGACTTCTTCCCACTCACTTGCGAATACTCCGAAAAAGTCTACTCCGTAGGAAGATTTCCCGGAGGATATTTCAAGAGAGAAGCTAAGCCTTACGAACACGAAGTCTTAAATTCCAGGATCATCGACAGACCGATCCGTCCTCTTTTTCCGGAAGGATATTTCTGCGAAGTCCAATTGCAGGTAACCGTTCTTTCTGCGGACAATGAGATCTCTACTGCAGGACACGCATTGAACGCTGCTTCTGCAGCATTAACCATCTCTAATATTCCATTCAATGGTCCGATTGCAGGAGCAAGAGTGGGAAGGATCAACGGAGAATTGGTGATCAATCCTGGTAACAAAGAGATCCAGAATTCAGATCTGGATCTGGTAGTAGCCGGTACTAAGACCCATATCGTCATGATCGAGGGAGAAGCAAAAGAGCTTTCCAATGCGGAAATGTTGGAAGCCCTCAAATTCGCTCATTCCCATATCGCTAAGTTCGTTGAACTACAAGAGAACTGGGCAAAAGAACTGCAAGTCGCTAAGAAAGAAGTTAAACTCAAAGTAAAAGACGAGGTACTCTTAAGCGAAGTTCGTAAATACGCGTTCGATAAGATCTCTGCTGCGAACAAGACTGCAGATAAAGCATCCCGTAATAAAGAGATCTCTAATGCTAACAAGGAAATTGTAGAGCATTTCAAAGAGACTGTTACTGAATCCGAGAAGATCAAGGACATCAAGAATTTCTTACACGAGTTGGAATACGAGATCGTAAGAGAGCAGGTATTGAAAGAAGGAGTTCGTTTCGACGGTAGAAAGTTGGACGAGATCCGAAATATCAGCGTAGAGATGAGCCCGCTTCCTGGAGTTCATGGTTCAGCGGTATTTACCAGAGGTCAAACCCAGTCCTTGGGAACAGTGACCCTTGGAACTGCATCTGACAACCAGCGTTACGAAACCTTAGAAGGTCAGAAAGAAAAGAACTTCATGCTTCATTATAACTTCCCTGCATTCTCTGTGGGAGAGGTAAGAAGATCCTCCGGGCCTGGTCGTAGAGAGATCGGTCACGGAAACTTAGCAGAAAGAGCTTTGAAACTGGTTCTTCCTAAGCAGGATGATTTTCCGTATGTGATCCGAGTCGTCTCCGAGATCTTAGAATCCAATGGATCTTCTTCCATGGCTTCGGTTTGTTCCGGTTCTTTGGCTCTGATGGCTGCGGGAGTTCCGGTTAAGTCGGCGGTTTCCGGAATTGCGATGGGATTATTCTCTGATGATTCAGGCAAATTCGCGGTTCTTTCCGATATCGCGGGACTCGAAGACCATTTCGGAGATATGGATTGCAAGATCGCGGGAACTCGCAAAGGGATTACCGCATTCCAAATGGACTTAAAAGTAACTGGTGTTGCGTTTAATGTTCTTGAATCCGTATTCTCTCAGGCAGAAAAAGCTCGTTTCCATATCTTGGACGCAATGGAAAAATCCATCTCCAAGGCTGCCGATTCGGTTTCTCGCACTGCGCCTAAAATTATAGTAAAACATATTCCGAAAGATCGTATCGGTGAACTCATCGGTCCGGGCGGTAAGAATATACGTGGTATTATCGAAGCTTCCGGAGCGGACATCAATATTGACGACGACGGAAAAGTGACGATTGCCGGAGCCAACCAAGAGCAGGCTGAAAAGGCTGCCGGAATGGTAGAAGGTTTCTTTGCGGAAGTCGAGGTCGGAAAGATCTACGAAGGCAAAGTAAAACGGATCACTGATTTCGGTGCTTTCGTGGAGATCCTACCAGGCAAGGAAGGTCTTTGCCATATTTCCAAGTTAGACTCTAAACGTGTGAACTCCGTAAAAGACGTAGTCAAAGAAGGAGAGATCATCCGAGTTCGCGTATTGAACGTGGACAAGACCGGAAAGATCGATCTTTCCAGAAGAGACGCTCTCGAAGTTTAAATTTTTCTAAAGCCGGCGGGAATCCTTTCCCGTCGGAAGAGACCATTGATTTTTCAGGAAGAAAAGAATCATAAAAAGACTCTTTCGAACGGGATTACAGTCCTATTCCAAAGAGCTCCTTATACAGTGAGCGCTTCCATGGGAGTCTATGTAAGAGTAGGTTCCCGATCCGAATCCCTCGAAACCGCAGGCTATTGTCATTTCTTGGAGCATATGCTCTTCAAGGATACGGAAAAGCGTACAGCCAAGAAGCAAGCAGAGGATTGGGAAAGGGTCGGAGCATATTCCAACGCCGCAACTTCCAGAGAGTATACATACTTTCATGCGACTCTTGCCTCCAGGGATCTGGAGCTTGGACTGGAACTTCTTTCGGATATGATGTTCTCTCCTTTGTTAAGAGAACAGGATATTCGCACCGAGGCCGAAGTGGTCTTGGAAGAAATGAAAGGTTATGAGGATTCTCCGGAAGATGGGGTCCATGATTTCTATTATAATAATCTGTTTCCGGGTAATTCCTTAGGAAGGGATATTATAGGAACGGAGGGCTCCATTCGAGGAGTGACTTCCTCTTCCTTACGCAAATTCTATGAATCATATTATCATCCCAAGAACATGATCCTTTCTCTTTCGGGAGATTATGAGCCGGATTATGTTTTCGATATGGTCGCGAAATATTTTTCTCGTTCTTCGGGGTCCG encodes the following:
- the rbfA gene encoding 30S ribosome-binding factor RbfA, producing MNSIRKRKIEAETVRTVAMMILAGKVKDPRVHMVSVHRSELSDDSKFLKVYVTAICTDKKKEKLLAGLNSASGKFAATLSTKLNLRVTPRMSFVWDEEYLQGLDESLRLTRKPTNPD
- the truB gene encoding tRNA pseudouridine(55) synthase TruB — its product is MNPSDLQENRQIRTELGFLLLDKPVGMTSSDLVLKAKKNLGLRKVGHTGTLDKAASGLMVLPIGTSTSFSQFFLGKDKEYVAQVQLGFATDSGDREGLVLEDWEIPRIQKWFEESKSRLEEVLAQVPSWEEQVAPEVSALKVGGQRRAKLFREGVSVPPSIRKIKIFEFEAYDLCPEGFTIKARVSGGTYIRKLVIDIGEACGIPMSLRALNRTKVGKLVLDQADTYEALLLGKVTIHPPEEILDIPSVEIPSTEVKDVFHGKKIRLDWIPAQEFLLTSPEGEILAYCRRDGLPGSLSYKYLKVFSKI
- the rpsO gene encoding 30S ribosomal protein S15, whose protein sequence is MVTTEQKKQIISTFANGKGDTGSTEVQVALLDARIKDLNEHFKSHKKDFHSKTGLLKLVSKRKKLLEYLKRQNLDRYKKLIETLGLRK
- the pnp gene encoding polyribonucleotide nucleotidyltransferase, which translates into the protein MAKTITGQFGRDSITLETGDWAKQAHGSVVYKTGNLVLLATVCAADEPKEGQDFFPLTCEYSEKVYSVGRFPGGYFKREAKPYEHEVLNSRIIDRPIRPLFPEGYFCEVQLQVTVLSADNEISTAGHALNAASAALTISNIPFNGPIAGARVGRINGELVINPGNKEIQNSDLDLVVAGTKTHIVMIEGEAKELSNAEMLEALKFAHSHIAKFVELQENWAKELQVAKKEVKLKVKDEVLLSEVRKYAFDKISAANKTADKASRNKEISNANKEIVEHFKETVTESEKIKDIKNFLHELEYEIVREQVLKEGVRFDGRKLDEIRNISVEMSPLPGVHGSAVFTRGQTQSLGTVTLGTASDNQRYETLEGQKEKNFMLHYNFPAFSVGEVRRSSGPGRREIGHGNLAERALKLVLPKQDDFPYVIRVVSEILESNGSSSMASVCSGSLALMAAGVPVKSAVSGIAMGLFSDDSGKFAVLSDIAGLEDHFGDMDCKIAGTRKGITAFQMDLKVTGVAFNVLESVFSQAEKARFHILDAMEKSISKAADSVSRTAPKIIVKHIPKDRIGELIGPGGKNIRGIIEASGADINIDDDGKVTIAGANQEQAEKAAGMVEGFFAEVEVGKIYEGKVKRITDFGAFVEILPGKEGLCHISKLDSKRVNSVKDVVKEGEIIRVRVLNVDKTGKIDLSRRDALEV
- a CDS encoding M16 family metallopeptidase; this encodes MIFQEEKNHKKTLSNGITVLFQRAPYTVSASMGVYVRVGSRSESLETAGYCHFLEHMLFKDTEKRTAKKQAEDWERVGAYSNAATSREYTYFHATLASRDLELGLELLSDMMFSPLLREQDIRTEAEVVLEEMKGYEDSPEDGVHDFYYNNLFPGNSLGRDIIGTEGSIRGVTSSSLRKFYESYYHPKNMILSLSGDYEPDYVFDMVAKYFSRSSGSGLEGTFETPKKDFGYFRKGNKETEQAYFILGGEGFPRNFHDATRLSLLTHVLGGGMSSRLFQKVREEKGLCYHITSYPSSYRDIGVTSVVCSTSKERFAESLELILKELKVFVDKGISAQELRDAQTNHEGSLSIGYEHTESRMNNIAFQELYYGKYHTLEERIKEIHSVTEEEINRTIRKIFALPELHLSVLAKLKPKEEQKIKSLFESYSYK